In Brassica napus cultivar Da-Ae chromosome C2, Da-Ae, whole genome shotgun sequence, the sequence AATCCAAAATGAAACTACCCGGATCGGGCCTCTTGATTGGAGTTCCTCCTTGGATTATTGCACTAACTTCCTCTGAAACCATCATGACGCTACGCTCAGTGGCTGGAAAGCTGTTGGATACTAtgtcttttacatatttttttattgaaggcGATACCTTTATGGCATCACTCAATGGCATTTCCAACATGATCTTatcgaatgctttcttgcataTAGCTTTATCAATTCGCACTTAGTCTGCCTCTTGTTAGGAGGGAAGGATGGTTCAGCAGGAGTCgatcgtcgatcgatattgtttccagaatgtcgatcgatatttccCGTAGcatgtcgatcgacgttggttctctcttgtcgatcgatttccacATCTTCCTCcaactcttcttcctcctcctcgagGTTGATGGTTGTTTCCTCAGTGTTGGGAAGCTCCTTCTCTCGAGGAGTTTCTGACTCGTATTGGAATCATCGAGGATTATCGGGCGTGACCTATTTTCACCGTTTTCCTCAACTATAACATGTTTTTCTGCGTTACTGATTTCTATCGTGCTTGGGATTAGGCGTTTTCCGCTCCTTAGTAACACGACATTAATTTGACATTTCGGGTTCGCGTCAGTCCGCACAGGGAGACGTCCTGCCTCTCTTTTGATGGCGGTTGCGTTTTCCGCGACTTGACCGTCCAGTCTCTTAATGTGTTCACTTAAAGCGTCGAACTTCCTTATTAGCTCACTGTACATTATGTCTATTTTTCCGTTAAGGTCAGTCACCAATCTGCGATTTCCCGTGAAAGCTTGGTTTAGTCTAAACTTCGCTCTGCCCTGGCGTGATCCAACAGTAGCATCGTAATTTTGGGTAAAGTTATCGGGGTTAGGATACtcgttttttgaagtttggatATCCACGAAATCTACTTGTTGTTCTAGTTCATATAGGGTGTCATCGTCAATTTGGTAAATCCCAAATTGGTTCCGTTCCTCAAGAGCGGAGTGAAAAGAATCCAGAGATTCTTTGATTTGTGCTAAAGGTGGCTCATCAATTGAGTCAACTCTCCTTACTCGCTCTACCTCGATCATTTCGTAGGATCTACCCGTAGCTATATTCTTGATCAGACGCTTCCCTTCTTCAGGGTTCCTGGTACTGAAGCTTCCTTCACTGGTTGTGTCAAGCGTGATCTGGTAATGCAAGTTAACACCCCCGTAAAAGGTACTAATGAGTTGTGGCTCTGAGTAGCTGTGATGAGGACATTCAAGTTGGTAGCTCTTAAATCTCTCCCATGCGTTTCTGAATGATTCCCGTCGACCTTGACGGAAGGTGGAGATTTTCTTCCTTATATCCCAGCACCGCGTCTCATCGAAGAATTGATTGATGAAGGTACTCCTTATCTCCTTCCAACAGGTCAACGATCCTGTTGGTAGTTGGTCTAGCCATTTTCTAGCGTCACCTTCaaagaaaaatggaaagagtttACAACGATTGTATTCGTCATCCATCAAATCTTCTAGATACTCGATGTGATCGTGCGGATGCTCTAAGATGGTTCCACAGAAAGGGTTTTGACgtaccataaataaatattcgAGGCTATCCCCGAATTTCTCGATACCATCTTTTGGTAATTTAATGgcggacctattggaataggttCTGCCAGGGTTTAAATAGTCTTGCAAAGGTAATTTCCATTCATGATCTCTTTTTGAGATTGAATTAATTTGAACAGGGATTGCAGTCCCCTGTTCGTTTATTATTGGGTTGTTTGCGTTGCTTAGTTAACCTTTAGGTTCTCCTAGGACTACTTTCTCGATGGCATTATTGGTAAGAGAAaacttacctgcttccggcggggtgtcgtcgatcgatgtatGATGTTCGGTGTCGACTGATATTCCTGTCGacttgtcgatcgatattgctcttgctttgtcgatcgatatttctgtcgcttcgtcgatcgatgtccggcCGAAAtcggatgtagtacttagggatcgaatccacagagactctaggattacacaatagattatggtcttggaataaatctagattaaacggttttaaagcagtaaatggaTTGGTGAGCAAGTAAATTGCtcgtttgatttgttttgaggttgttaacagttgaGGAAAATAGTTAGACTCAGGTTTATTCTCAGGTGTGATAAGTAAAACTTTAAATTGGGTATTAGGGGTTTATTGATATCAATtattcttgaattcaaactaaggTATAATCAAATtgattatctaatctggatcacggatttcaactctcgtatgttaatcacgagaaagtgtcgatcgataattctttgtgaatatcgatcgatacacctttcaaaatatcgatcgacagagctatcgctgcgtcgatcgatacttcttccagaaagctttacggcCAGGTTTGATCTAaattctctaactcactagaccaactctcgttcGTATCTAATCATTTAGATCATTctagttattttcaggtattgagtcaagcaatggcttgatcccAATTAATCCTATGATCTAAGTttaagggtgatcaatcctaaacttagctttaagcatAACTAGTTGAAAGAATCATATTTCTAAACACCCTAACAATTATTATTGTcagtaatacatttatcaacctattgagaaacctaaatctaacagtaaggactactcagacatattcatggaacacatggttatgatggtctgaataatacataataaaaatgaataaatagaGTAAGCAACAAATGAAATAAAGCAAAGGAGTTCAaaatcttctctgttttgcagtgtTGATCTCTCTCTCCAGCTCTAAACTCTCCTCTTTCAATGGTAGCTTCTTGCTTcctccaaactaggtctaaaaGGGTTTCTAGGCAAGTCTacctctaaaatgatacaaaaccctaataaatagcctaacaggcggccaggaactaatgatgtaattatataagacttttgtgaaacttgGAATCTTCTAATTTGTTTATTAACTCTTGGGTGGCTTCATAATCGATCGACATGAGGAgtccaacatcgatcgatatttggtgATAACTATCGGTCGATACTGAGTTGTGACCGTCGACCATCCCTTTCTTCCAGCGAAGCTCAAAATATCTCCAAATAGCTCCAAATACATCAATTTCTTCCAGATAGTACTTGAACTCTtaattactctaaatagactctatataataataatatatcttaaaatactcataaaccatggttaaaaacgggtaaaatccatggtctatcagtaactccaaagatttttttttctttaccatTTTATTAGATTAGTGAAAATTGTACGTTGAGAAAAGCATGGATACaaactatttatagattttcaaaGATCTATTTGAATAATCACatcttttcaaaataattacCTTTACATTGAAAAGATGTGACTATTTAAATTGagaagttgtgactattcatataagtattatttcaaaataatactcATATGGATAGTCAaaatttttcaatttaaaagtagttattttaaaattttagaatgaAAACACAACATTTCAACTTAATAGGGATTCACAGCCTTTGGAAATAAttgggattgctattattagtagatttaaaaaaattatttttatttttatttttgtacttatattatttttttttaaaaaatttacctttCCGCAACTGCAAACGCTAACTGGAACCAACTTTTGAATTTAAAaggtttagaacggtttgaaaTGGTTTAAAacggtttgagtgattgttgcaaaacgccaacaaccgctatCAACCGAAAAAGCTGCGTTTACAGGTGGTGACGGAGAAGACAGTCATGCCCTTAGAACAACTCCAATGGTGGATTTTCGCCATTAGgttctcatatatatatgtgtatataaatattattattaaattgtggatattttaattttacgagAAACTTAGCCAAAAATATCTAAACACAAATACGTTTAGTGGTGGAAATCCACCATCGAAGTTGTTCTAGCCACCATTAAGGTTGCTCTGATATTTGTATGGCGTTTCCAAAGAAATAGAGAAATTGCTTCAGTGACCAATTGCAGTGGAGACTTTATCACACTCGATAAAAGGATAAAAGGTTAGAGCACCTCCATCAATAGGATGGAGGCAGAtatctaaaattataatattagaaaataagaCAAGTGAGAGGTCAGATAGTCATACCTGTTGGATCCAATTTCTGTTAATATATTAATGGGGAGCGATCAAAGATATGGGCCGTAAGGAATTGAAGCCCATAGCAAGCAATCGAGCTCGAAAATGAAGACTTCGAGGTTTCGGAGATCGCGGAGCAGTCACGAAGATCACGGAGCAGTTACGAAGATCACGAGGTCGACTCGCTATAAAGGAAGGAGGACGGACATGAAGAgggacacgttgaaaaccctagagagagttACACATATACATCGACCTTATTTTCATCCCAATCTTAGATCCTTTCCTTACCGATCTCATTTGTATCATTCGATCTAGTTCaactcattgtattcgatcttattcatcaataaagtccatttttacctactggaaactgtttatatcgttgtgttctaaagatatcgttgcctacatcatttgtcttccctagatcaaactcccgaaaactatcaaatacttagtgtagattttaggttctacattttggcgccggtggggaagataaacgaaaaacatcTTTGCTAAGAAACCGATGTAAGTTTCCTAAGCGCGACTATGGATCCCAACCGAACCGCCGGAACCACACCCTCAAGAGTCAATGACATCGATCCTATCGGATCCGACTCGGGGACCGAAACCATACCAACTGGGTTGACGAGAGCCAATGACGCGACCAGAACAACCCAGACGCAATGAACCCCTCCGATCGGAACTTCAAGTCAAGATCAATCTCCTCCGATCAACCAGACATCGATTCCGGAACGAGTCAGAGCTCGAGTCTGGATCCGTCCCGGGGACAGACAAACCGCCGATGATCTGACCCGATCTCAATCCAAACCAATTTCGCCGACCCCTCTAGCCCAAACTCGAGAAGAGGTGACCGAACTTCGAGGAATGGTCTCGTCTCTAATCGACAAAATTCGTAACCAAAGGATCACCAATCAAACCACTGCTAACCGACGAGACCAGGCAGAGAGGGAACTCGAAGAGTATCGAGCTGCAAACGCTCGTGAAAGAAATCAAACACCTCTCGATCCGTTAAGAGGAGCATCAAACCCTCAAAATGCCGGTCTGTTCGGTACTCCGGAGATCCCAAGCGCTCGATCCAAACGCTACATGGGAGAAAACTCACAACGACCCCCGTCGCAAAGCATGACCCACCGAAGCTTAAGCTACAGCAGATTGGATGAAATCGACACTGAGCTGCAACATCCACGAAGCCCTCCGATCCAATTCCAGAACGGATCAACAGAATGGCAAGGGGAACCGAGAACGCGGATCCCGCCGCCAAACCATTCGATCCCTGAAAATCGAACTCCATCCGCCACGAGGACCCTCCATCAAGCAGGGTTCGATAACCTAACAGAACAAGTTCGGAGGCACGACCATCGCGTTCTCGTTAATATCGACTCCCAAAGAGAAGACCTAGGGATCCCGAGTGAAACCGGAGTGTTTCAGAATTATATCGAGAGGAACGACGCCGAGCTCAAAAGAATACATGCCATCGTACATATGATAACGAGCTCTGCCCCAGATATCGACATGGTCATCGAGGAAACAAGAAGGATTCCATTTACAAACAAAATTGCCAGCGTGAGGCTGCATCATGTTGGGAAATTAAAATTCCCTGAATACGCAGGAAACATGGACCCAAAGGCCCACGTACGGGCCTTCTGTCTAGCAATATCAAGAGCGCACCTCACCAACGACGAAAAGAAGGCCGGTTACTGCCGCTTCTTCGCCGAGAACCTCACGGGGGccgccctcgaatggttcgccgGACTAGAAGAAAAATCGATTGACAATTTCACCCAGTTGGTATCTAcgttcctcaaacagtactcagTCTTCATAGAAACAAGAGTTACGAGGCAGATCTTTGGAATCTCAAGCAAGCGCCTTTCGAACAGTTGAGAGCGTACATAAAAAAGTTCCGAGAAATCAAAGCCAAGATTTCGCATCCAAACGAAATCGTCGCCTTGGCAGCATTGAAGAATGGTGTTTGGTTCTCATCCAAATTCAGGAAAGAACTCGTAGTACGAGCACCTATCTCGTTGGATGACGCCTTACACCGAGCCTCTTACTTCGCCACCTACGAGGAGGAGGTCGCAGCCTTAAAGAAGCAGTATAGCGCGAACAAGAATAATGCAACTGCTCCTAAAGAACCAGCTACCAAAGGGCAACATTCCTACGCAATAAACAACTCACTGCAAAAAATCTTCAACATACGACCTCAGCAAATATTGCGCTTTTCATGACCGCAAAGGCCACTCGACCGAAGAATGTCAAGTGGCGCTTCGCAGTCAGaacgaaaataaaaaaaccaGCAAAGAAACcggagaggaagaggaagagccaGTGACTCCAAAACCTAACCGAAAATCCAAAGTCTCGACGAACAAAAGAGGAAGGGAAACCGAGCCGGAGTCGCCGAGCTCTCCACCCCCAGCTCCGAAGAAAAGAGTCGACATGATTTCGTGGGGGCCAAACAGGAACACAACCGACGAAGTCAAGAACCAAACCGAAGGGAAAATATGCATCGAGGTCACGGTAGCAATCCGCACATTAGAAAAATCCGATGAAGCTACTCCTCCTCCCAGTGTCACACAGTACAACCCTAACACAGAGTCTCCCAACGGAAAAATCCCCAACTTCAAGCGAAAGAACAAGATGACCAAAATTCGCAAGCTACTAGAAAAACCAACTGCCCTACAAATTCAGAAAAAGACAGAATGCAGACCCTTAATCGCAATCTGTCTGGGGGACAGAGGCACTACCGACCAGCACTAACCAAGAAATGAAATTTTCCGGCCCACGGCAAAGGCAAAAAATGAATCGACTTCATTTACGGAGGTTCCAAGCTCTGCAATTCGGTCGACTCGATCAAGGCGTACCAACGGAGAGCTGAAAACAACGTAGGGGTAAGAGAGTGAAatggacttttcaagggtccaaGGTTCAAATCAAAGTAGTATTTTagatgtcaatccatttctaagTGTTTCAATTCAATGAGAATACAAGTTCATACTTAAGCTAAGTGCATTCAATGTAATGAACTGATTTGAATAACTAACAAGACTCTAACACAATTAACTAGCAACTTTCAAGCAAATGGATAAGGGAGGAATCATGGGTATAAGAATTTGATTTCAGATGACTAAGAATCAATCTAGAATTACAAGGTTTCAACCAACACATTTCCCTAAGTCTAGATAACATTCCTAAGCAAGTTCTTTGTCAAGACAAATGCTCATTTACTAtcattgatcaaacatcaaatgtctagATTTCTAATCTAAAATGACCAACTCTAGATTAGCATTAAGATCACCCAATCAAGCAAGGAAACATATTAATCTACTCTAAacattctagatcatcacttaatcatcctaatcatcctaacccatgaatccaaaaagAGTAtactcactaatcttcatgatTAACCTTAAACCCATTGTAGATTCAAGAGAAATCATGTTAAGAAGATGAGATCGACTCAAAATACTCAAGAAAGAAAGATTAGGTTACTAAAGATTCAAATCTTCTCCAAAGTATCAATGTATTTtgagagaaaacaaaatatgtcCCAAAATTAGGTCTGAAATGTATTTATAGTGCTCTAAAAACGAAGGGGTAAAAATTGGTAAAAACAGAGTTGCATATTTTTCTAAGTGTCGCAACTGGCTTTTAGACGCGTCGTCAGGCCGCTGGGACATAGGCCGCTCCAACACTTGGATGTGGACGCCTTGACGATTCCTTAGCCACGGCCTCTCATACCGCTGCAGTAGGCCGAGTGAGCTCGCGCAAATTGACATCAAAACTTCGTGGCCGCGACATACCGCTGCAATAGGCCGCTGGGAAATAGGCAGCTCCAACACTTTAGCCGTGGAATGAGGTAATGTCGTCTAGGATTCACAGCGGCTTTGTGGCCTGGAATTTAGGCCGCTGTGGAGGCACTAAGCCGCTGGGACACTTGGTCTCCATTTCGTTTCTCGACCAAAATCACTCATTTTTCCTTCAATCAAGTTTTAGATGGTCTAAACTCACCAAATGccatctccaacacctgatatggACTTATGCATGGAAATGCAACCTAACGATGTCTAAATGGCACTctaaatgattaatatatacACTAACTGATAGTTAAAATCATGCAGATTCACAAGATATCAGAGAGCCCCTGTAAGGCCCCGACTATGAAATCACATTCGACGAAAATGAGATCGCAGATCTCGACAAACCACATGACGACGCCCTCGTAATACGACTCGATGTCGGCGGTTGCGAACTATCTCGAGTAATGATCGACACCAAAAGCTTAGCTGATGTCCTCTTCTACGACGCGTTCAAAAGAATGGGATTCACCAAACCACTCCTAAAGCAAGAGCGAACTCCCCTCATCGGGTTCGCAGGAGAAACCACCTACTCTCTCGGATCGATCGAGCTCGCGGTAACCGCTGGGgaagttaggaaaatcgtagaaTTCATCTGATAGACCGTCCATCCCTGTTCAACGCAATCCTTGGGAGGCCTTGGCTATATAGCATGAAGGCAGTTCCCTCAACATATCACCAATGCCTGAAATTTCCAACCCCGAAAGGAGTCGAGACTATCAGAGGAAGCCAGAAGAACTCTAGGATATGCTACCTAGCAAGCTTCAAGGACATCGAGCAACACTCCTAAATCAAGCAGCCAAAACCAACAACAGACGTACCCATGAACACGAACCATCGAACAACAGACCCAGTCCCtgggggacaaatgttggacccaatttcggtCAATGCATTAATGGGCCGTGATCAAAGATATGAGCCGTAAGGAACTGAAGCCCATATCAAGCAATCGAGCTCGAAAACGAAGAATTCGAGGTCCCGGAGATCGCGGAGCAATCACGGAGATCGCGGAGCAATTACGGAGATCGCGGAGCAATTACGAAGATCACGAGGTCGACTCGCTATAAAGGAAGGAGAACGGACATGAAGATGGACACactgaaaaccctagagagagctacacataTACATCAACCTTATTTTCATCCCAATCTTAGTGTTCATTTTTACCTACTGGAAACTGTttatatcgttgtgttctaaggatatcgttgcctacattatttgtcttccctagatcaaactcccgatcactatcaaatacttagtgtagattttaggttctacaaTACCGTATAAGGGTAGAGAATTGATTAAGacatttttacatatttattttacaagtGGTACTTCTTCATTTGTTTAGTttagtttgaaaacaaaaaaaaatttagttatttacaaaaagtgcatcaaataataatataaaaacaatgagAACCTATTGTGGACTTCTTCACcactaagagcatgtttattgctgACGCTTAACTAGGTTTCATAGACTAATtacaattaaaaagaaaagaaataaagaaataaacacAAGAGGCATCTCTCAATTAAGAGAGTCGAGGGATGGCTCTTACGGTGCACGTGTCacagcaagaagaagaagagagtcaTCCTCGGTGAGCTTCCCAACTTGTGCAAGAAGAAATCAAATTCGAATGTCCCAAAGGAATCAAAGTCCGACATCGacactcactacaagaaaacagaagcctaacgaggaaatttaacgaggaaaaacaatcctcgtaaatttacgtcgattttacgagaaACTTACGTGGCGAAATAgtgtcatcgttatttcctcgtaaagtaacgacaaaagcatttcgtcgtaaaatcgaTGTAAATTGATGtgtcttttacgaggaaatactatttcctcgtaaatacgacgtaaacttcgtttgttatttacgaggaaataatttacgtgtatttagcgaggcaattttgaatccaccaactttgtaggtgttacacgttttttttttccacctaattaattttcgtcataaattcataggaaaattacaactaccagattcaaaatttcctataaatatggatgtttgaacatcattttaaacacaccaacaacaaaaaacgtgaaagaaaaaaaaatggttggctccgggactatttacgagttgcggaagtggatgtatatgcatagagatgctaacgggagagtgacgaaagaataccttgcggggctggagacatttatgcatcaagcagattcaacaccgctcgccaaagaaagtggtaagatgttttgTCCTTGTCGAAAATGCAACAATTTGAAACTgacaaaccgtgaaaatgtttggaagcatttaataaatagaggttttacgccaaattactatatctggtttcaacatggagaaggttttaattatgatcagaacgaagctagtagtagtaatagcaattttcaggaaaaagaaccggttgatcatcatttgcataatgaacatagttaccattaggaggagatggtagattatgatagggttcatgatatggtagctgatgcatttgtagctcatgatgaagatgaagaacctaatatagatgcaaaaaagttttacgaaatgttaaacgcggcgaatcaacaactttacagtggttgtagagcaggtctctctaaattggcgttggctgctagaatgatgaatattaaaactgatcacaatctacctgaaagttgcatgaacgaatgggcggacttgtttaaagagtatttgccggaagacaatgtgtctgctgattcttattatgagattcagaaactggtttatagtcttgggttgccttcggagatgatagatgtttgcatcgacaactgcatgatctattggggagatgatgagaagctagaagaatgtcgattctgcaagaagccacgattcaagccgcaaggacggggacgtaatagggtaccgtaccaaaggatgtggtacctaccaattacagacagattgaaaagattgtatcaatcagagcagactgctggaaagatgagatggcatgccgagcatactcagacggatggtgagatgactcatccatcagatgcaagagcctggaaacatttcaacaaagtacatccggatttcgctagcaatagccggaatgtgtatctcggactatgcacagatggatttagtccgttcggaatgtcagggagacaatattcattgtggccagtctttcttacaccatacaacctgccaccggagatgtgcatgcaacgggagttgctattcttgaccatattaatacctggtccgaaccatccaaaaaggtccctggatgttttcctacaaccactgataaaagagttgaaggatttgtggtcaacaggggtgaggacgtatgactgttcaacgaagacgaattttacgatgcgagcgatgcttttgtggaccataagtgattttcctgcctatgggatgttgtctggatggactacacatgggagattagcttgtccatattgtaatggaacgacagatgcatttcaactgaagaatggtaggaagacaagttggtttgattgtc encodes:
- the LOC125582310 gene encoding uncharacterized protein LOC125582310, encoding MVRQNPFCGTILEHPHDHIEYLEDLMDDEYNRCKLFPFFFEGDARKWLDQLPTGSLTCWKEIRSTFINQFFDETRCWDIRKKISTFRQGRRESFRNAWERFKSYQLECPHHSYSEPQLISTFYGGVNLHYQITLDTTSEGSFSTRNPEEGKRLIKNIATGRSYEMIEVERVRRVDSIDEPPLAQIKESLDSFHSALEERNQFGIYQIDDDTLYELEQQVDFVDIQTSKNEYPNPDNFTQNYDATVGSRQGRAKFRLNQAFTGNRRLVTDLNGKIDIMYSELIRKFDALSEHIKRLDGQVAENATAIKREAGRLPVRTDANPKCQINVVLLRSGKRLIPSTIEISNAEKHVIVEENGENRSRPIILDDSNTSQKLLERRSFPTLRKQPSTSRRRKKSWRKMWKSIDKREPTSIDMLREISIDILETISIDDRLLLNHPSLLTRGRLSAN